Within bacterium, the genomic segment TATTAGAATTACTAAAAGAATTCGGACCCGGAGAGCTTAAGATACGTAGAGATAAATCGAGGGTCGAGATATCACAGGGTTCGGGAAGATTTTTTATTGGCGGAGTTGAAAAGGAAGACTACCCAGCAGAAGATATAATGCGTGGAGAACAGACAGAGATTAGATTCTCTGCTGAGGATTTTAAGAGATTCCTTTCTGGAACGTCTTATGCTATTTCTGTTGATATAGCAAGGATAGCCCTTTCTGGACTTCTTTTTGAGATAACTGGGAGTGAAGTAACTTCGGTTGCTACAGATGGCCATCGCCTTACGATGCTCAAAAAGAAGATGAATATCAAGGAGGAAGAAAAAAAGGAGCTTAACCTACCTGCGAAGACCGTTACTCATTTAAACAGGATGATAACGGATGCTGAAGAAGATGTGGTTATTAAATATGGAGAAGGCACGGCGCGAATTATATTTGGTGGGTTCACACTGACAACGAAGCTTATAAATGAGCGATTTCCGGATTATAATCAGGTGATACCAAAGGATAATAAGAGCGTAATGATATGTGATAGAGCCAATTTGACTTCTGCAGTGAAAAGAGCCTCTGTCCTATCGAACCCGCTTACTCATTTAGTTAGATTCTCAATTAAAGAGGACAAGCTTGCAATAAGCTGTTCTGACTATGATGTCAGTGCTGAAGCCCATGAAGAAATAGCTGTGGAATATTCGAGTGAACCTATAAATATTGGGTTTAATTCTAGTTACCTTCTAGAGGTTTTACGCCATTTTAATACAGATGAGGTGAAGCTTCTAATAAAAAATTCTCTCTCTGCAGCGCTATTTTTGCCTTTACCTCAAAAAGAAGACGAGGAATATCTTTCGATACTTATGCCACTTAGACTTCCAGAGGAAGAGGTTTGATTTTACAGCTTCGCCTTCAATCATTCAGAGCTTACGATGAAGCGGAGCTTGAGCTCGACCCAGAA encodes:
- the dnaN gene encoding DNA polymerase III subunit beta, with protein sequence MEFTCERGDIFDTLNAVQSVIPGRSTHPVLSNVLFGAEKGKVSILGTDLDVSMIGEFPAQIISEGFYALPAKKLLELLKEFGPGELKIRRDKSRVEISQGSGRFFIGGVEKEDYPAEDIMRGEQTEIRFSAEDFKRFLSGTSYAISVDIARIALSGLLFEITGSEVTSVATDGHRLTMLKKKMNIKEEEKKELNLPAKTVTHLNRMITDAEEDVVIKYGEGTARIIFGGFTLTTKLINERFPDYNQVIPKDNKSVMICDRANLTSAVKRASVLSNPLTHLVRFSIKEDKLAISCSDYDVSAEAHEEIAVEYSSEPINIGFNSSYLLEVLRHFNTDEVKLLIKNSLSAALFLPLPQKEDEEYLSILMPLRLPEEEV